The following are encoded in a window of Staphylococcus piscifermentans genomic DNA:
- a CDS encoding ABC transporter ATP-binding protein, protein MLEFKDVTKSFKDGNRTIEAVKPTTLKFDKSELIGIIGPSGSGKSTFLTMAGALQTPSSGEIIINDKDITHLSQKQLARTRMEDIGFILQATNLVPFLTVKQQFIMLKKQKKDVLSDEELSHLMEQLGLTEVENKLPSEISGGQKQRVAIVKALYTKPSIILADEPTASLDTENAMEVMKILKKETQKMHKTCIVVTHDERLMKFCDKVYHMHDGVLRETDAERDWT, encoded by the coding sequence ATGTTAGAATTTAAAGATGTCACGAAATCATTTAAAGACGGTAATAGAACGATTGAAGCTGTTAAACCGACGACTTTGAAATTTGATAAGAGCGAACTTATTGGTATTATCGGTCCGTCAGGTTCAGGCAAGAGTACCTTTCTGACGATGGCCGGCGCCTTGCAAACACCGTCGTCCGGTGAAATTATTATTAACGATAAAGATATTACACACTTGTCGCAGAAACAATTGGCCCGCACACGTATGGAAGATATCGGCTTTATTCTGCAAGCCACAAACCTCGTTCCTTTTTTAACAGTCAAACAGCAATTCATTATGTTGAAAAAGCAAAAGAAAGATGTGCTCAGCGATGAAGAGTTGTCTCATCTGATGGAACAGCTGGGGCTGACGGAAGTTGAAAATAAGTTACCGAGTGAAATTTCCGGTGGGCAGAAACAGCGTGTCGCTATTGTTAAAGCGTTATATACCAAGCCTTCGATTATCTTGGCTGACGAACCAACCGCTTCTCTCGATACAGAGAATGCTATGGAAGTCATGAAGATTTTGAAAAAGGAAACCCAAAAAATGCATAAAACCTGCATAGTGGTCACACATGATGAGCGATTGATGAAATTCTGCGACAAAGTGTATCACATGCATGATGGCGTATTGCGCGAAACGGATGCGGAGCGGGATTGGACTTAA
- a CDS encoding AbgT family transporter encodes MSEAKKKKGFVDRSLDIIEKSGNKLPDPVVIFISLCVIILIASVITGSLGVKAKNPADGKVVEAVNLLTPSGIAKMISEAVNNFATFPPLGLVLVVMLGVGIAEKTGYFETVMKYTIEKAPKKIIVPVIILVGILGNAAGDAAPIVLPPIAAMIFIKLGYHPIAGLVMAYASALGGFSASLVIGMTDALVVSFTEPAAKLVSDSVHVNAAMNYYFLCASTLLLLIVAWFVTVKIVIPRFGNYDSSVHEEEDDITKQERRAMLFANIGLVLVLIIIAALAIPENGILRNAKTGSLINDSPLMNGIVPIITILFLVPGLIYGFAAKTMRTTRQFAEMLGDAMSTMGPFIVIVFFAAQMLAYFTWSNLGTIMAIKGAEVLKGANGVILILGVLILSAGINMLMGSASAKWAILAPILVPMLMLLGYHPAFTQVIYRVGDSITNPITPMMPYLPLLLSFAQRYQKDIGIGTLIAALMPYSVAFGIFWTLLLILWYLLGIPVGPGGPIHLP; translated from the coding sequence ATGTCAGAAGCAAAGAAGAAAAAAGGGTTTGTAGACAGGTCGCTGGATATTATCGAAAAGTCAGGTAATAAATTGCCGGATCCAGTCGTGATTTTCATCTCACTCTGTGTCATTATTTTGATCGCCTCAGTCATTACAGGTTCACTGGGCGTCAAAGCCAAGAATCCGGCAGATGGAAAAGTTGTGGAAGCAGTCAACTTATTGACACCAAGCGGAATTGCGAAGATGATTTCCGAAGCGGTCAATAACTTTGCGACCTTTCCACCGTTAGGACTTGTACTGGTCGTAATGCTAGGGGTAGGCATTGCGGAAAAGACAGGTTACTTCGAAACGGTCATGAAATACACCATTGAAAAAGCACCGAAGAAAATTATCGTTCCCGTCATTATTTTAGTGGGAATTCTCGGTAACGCAGCAGGGGACGCTGCGCCCATTGTATTGCCACCTATCGCAGCCATGATCTTTATTAAACTAGGTTACCACCCGATTGCTGGACTCGTAATGGCCTATGCTTCAGCACTCGGCGGTTTCTCAGCCAGTCTCGTTATCGGAATGACCGACGCACTCGTGGTTTCTTTTACCGAACCAGCCGCAAAGCTAGTAAGTGATTCAGTGCATGTCAACGCAGCAATGAACTATTACTTCTTATGCGCCTCCACCTTACTCTTGCTCATAGTTGCCTGGTTTGTGACCGTCAAAATTGTGATTCCGCGCTTCGGAAACTATGATAGTTCCGTTCATGAAGAGGAAGACGACATTACCAAACAAGAACGCCGCGCCATGCTATTTGCCAATATCGGTTTAGTCCTTGTCCTCATCATTATCGCAGCTTTAGCCATTCCCGAAAACGGCATCTTACGTAATGCGAAGACAGGCAGCTTAATCAATGATTCGCCACTGATGAACGGAATCGTACCAATCATCACCATTTTATTCCTAGTACCCGGACTCATTTACGGATTCGCAGCCAAAACCATGCGTACCACACGCCAATTCGCTGAAATGCTAGGAGACGCCATGAGCACCATGGGACCTTTCATCGTTATCGTCTTCTTCGCCGCACAGATGCTGGCCTATTTCACTTGGAGCAACCTCGGTACCATTATGGCCATCAAAGGTGCAGAAGTACTCAAAGGCGCAAACGGCGTCATCTTAATACTCGGAGTCCTAATACTTTCAGCAGGCATCAACATGCTGATGGGGAGCGCCTCAGCCAAATGGGCCATACTCGCACCCATACTCGTGCCCATGCTCATGCTGCTCGGCTACCATCCCGCCTTTACACAAGTCATCTACCGAGTCGGCGATTCCATCACGAACCCCATAACACCCATGATGCCTTACCTGCCGTTACTCCTATCCTTCGCACAACGCTATCAGAAAGACATCGGCATCGGCACACTCATCGCCGCACTCATGCCCTACTCAGTCGCATTCGGCATCTTCTGGACATTACTGCTGATACTATGGTACCTGCTTGGCATACCAGTCGGTCCAGGCGGTCCCATCCACCTTCCATAA
- a CDS encoding DNA-binding protein, with translation MKKLHKILATVAISAVALNAAPFHTYSYAATSTPSIGENHKGEVLFDNSHGQTAGAADWTIDGGFSDYANSIAQQGYRVSELQDESHITPETLKGKKILVIPEANIPFKTAEQKALVSFAKQGGSILFISDHYNADRNLNRIDSSEAMNGYRRGAYKDMTKDMDAGERNSKAMQDVQSSDWLAQNFGVRFRYNALNDLSTSNMLKGKEGLGITNKVNKVSMHAGSTLAITDPNKAKGIIFTPENLSAKQKWSHAVDEGIYNSGGKAEGPYVAIAKIGKGKAAFIGDSSLVEDSSPKYKREDNGQTKKTYDGFKEEDNAQFLTNLTQWLGKSESADSITGLGVSKDKVTQLKDFEKPESSTEPEKEPWSQPPSNYKWYDRSTFAPGSYGSEKEGNSDAPSKPDNPAPSGDNVNGNGVDFSLPETIKAGETFTIKVNLKGQSKNQTLSNLRVGIYADGGKQLGLFGNSTTAGYSAPQQVKTNASGNAVLTIKAKTTSDYQGTAQIRLKQNDKNLKTQPLHIN, from the coding sequence AAAATTCTTGCGACCGTTGCTATCTCTGCTGTCGCACTTAATGCAGCACCTTTTCATACATATTCTTATGCAGCAACATCAACCCCCTCAATCGGAGAAAATCACAAAGGCGAAGTACTTTTCGATAATTCACATGGCCAAACAGCAGGCGCAGCTGATTGGACGATAGACGGCGGTTTTTCAGATTATGCAAACAGCATCGCTCAACAAGGTTACCGTGTTTCAGAATTACAAGACGAATCTCATATCACTCCCGAAACATTGAAGGGAAAGAAAATCTTAGTTATTCCGGAAGCTAATATTCCATTTAAAACTGCTGAACAGAAAGCTTTGGTGTCGTTCGCTAAACAAGGCGGCAGCATTCTCTTTATTTCTGACCACTATAACGCTGACCGCAACTTGAATCGTATCGACTCTTCTGAAGCAATGAACGGTTACCGCAGAGGTGCCTACAAAGATATGACTAAAGATATGGATGCAGGTGAGCGCAACTCTAAAGCCATGCAAGACGTTCAAAGTTCTGATTGGCTCGCACAAAACTTTGGTGTACGCTTTAGATATAATGCTTTAAATGATTTGAGCACTTCCAATATGTTGAAAGGTAAAGAAGGACTAGGCATTACAAATAAGGTCAATAAAGTGTCCATGCATGCAGGTTCGACGCTCGCAATTACTGATCCGAATAAAGCGAAAGGTATCATTTTCACTCCAGAAAATCTTTCAGCCAAACAAAAATGGAGTCACGCTGTTGATGAAGGGATTTATAATAGCGGTGGCAAAGCTGAAGGGCCTTATGTCGCTATCGCGAAAATAGGTAAAGGAAAAGCGGCATTTATTGGAGATTCCTCTTTAGTTGAAGATAGTTCGCCGAAATACAAACGTGAAGATAACGGGCAGACTAAGAAAACATATGACGGATTTAAAGAAGAAGATAATGCGCAATTCTTAACGAATCTGACACAATGGTTAGGTAAATCAGAAAGTGCAGATTCCATTACTGGTTTAGGCGTTTCTAAAGATAAGGTGACACAACTCAAGGATTTTGAGAAACCGGAAAGTTCTACTGAACCTGAAAAGGAACCCTGGAGCCAGCCGCCTAGCAATTATAAATGGTATGACCGTTCTACCTTCGCACCTGGAAGTTACGGTTCTGAAAAAGAAGGTAATTCTGATGCGCCTAGTAAGCCAGACAATCCCGCTCCGTCCGGGGATAATGTTAATGGAAATGGTGTAGATTTCTCTTTGCCTGAAACGATTAAAGCAGGGGAAACATTTACTATCAAAGTCAATTTAAAAGGACAATCTAAAAATCAAACGCTCTCTAACTTACGTGTAGGTATTTATGCAGATGGCGGTAAACAACTCGGCTTATTTGGCAACAGTACAACAGCCGGATATTCTGCACCTCAACAAGTTAAAACGAATGCATCAGGTAACGCAGTACTCACGATTAAAGCAAAAACGACATCTGACTACCAAGGTACTGCTCAAATCCGTCTCAAACAAAATGATAAAAATCTTAAAACACAGCCGCTTCACATCAATTAA
- a CDS encoding bifunctional metallophosphatase/5'-nucleotidase, producing the protein MTQLAFYVVSDVHGYIFPTNYQESQQQLPMGLLHAKQLIEQDQVQYPHHILIDNGDFLQGSPLGHYLAKELGSAQKLANIYNHFGFDVGIIGNHEFNFGLSYLLETLDKLQFPILSANILKDGRPFTGHGVDYIERAGLKIGIIGLTTQYVPHWEQADHIEGLTFESAASTLKKWLPEIRAKADIVAVCYHGGFERALGSGEPTEALTGENEGYALLERFHSDIDLLITGHQHRQIAETVHGIPVIQPGTKGEKVGKIVLDIEGDQIQCTEVSLLANETLTPVPDPNPEFQQKMAAFDAEVDAWLDIPIAHLQETMQIEDPFLARTQPHPYINFLNYILMKVSGAQIAASALFDLSQGFGHEVTMRDVLNNYPFPNTFNVLEVSGQDIKNALEQTAEYFAVENGEVVVNPQFVEPKPQHYNYDIYSGISYTIKVSNPVGQRIIQLEFQGESLQLSQTYTLALNNYRAVGGGNYSMFTADKIVKDIQIEGAQLIIDYLQQHPELKIPNITNFKVEV; encoded by the coding sequence GTGACACAATTAGCTTTTTACGTCGTCAGTGACGTACATGGATATATTTTTCCTACCAATTATCAAGAAAGCCAGCAACAATTGCCGATGGGATTATTACATGCGAAACAATTAATTGAACAAGATCAAGTTCAATATCCACATCATATCTTGATTGATAACGGAGATTTCTTGCAAGGTTCCCCTCTTGGCCATTATTTAGCGAAAGAATTGGGTTCTGCACAGAAATTAGCCAATATTTACAATCATTTCGGATTTGATGTAGGAATCATCGGCAATCATGAATTCAATTTCGGATTATCTTATTTGTTAGAGACTTTAGATAAACTTCAATTCCCTATACTTTCTGCGAACATCTTAAAAGACGGCCGCCCTTTTACGGGTCACGGTGTAGATTATATCGAGCGCGCTGGTCTGAAAATCGGTATTATCGGTTTAACCACACAATATGTGCCGCATTGGGAACAAGCCGACCATATTGAAGGACTGACTTTTGAAAGTGCCGCTTCTACTTTGAAGAAATGGCTGCCAGAAATCAGAGCCAAAGCTGATATTGTGGCTGTTTGTTATCACGGAGGCTTTGAAAGAGCGCTTGGAAGCGGCGAACCGACAGAGGCACTGACAGGAGAAAATGAAGGTTACGCTTTGCTTGAACGTTTCCATTCAGACATCGACCTGTTGATTACGGGTCACCAACATCGCCAAATCGCTGAAACTGTACATGGCATTCCTGTTATACAACCCGGCACTAAAGGGGAAAAAGTCGGGAAAATCGTCTTGGATATTGAAGGGGACCAAATTCAGTGTACGGAAGTCAGTCTTCTTGCGAACGAAACTTTAACGCCGGTGCCTGATCCAAATCCAGAATTTCAACAAAAAATGGCGGCGTTTGATGCTGAAGTGGATGCGTGGCTCGATATCCCGATTGCACATCTGCAAGAGACTATGCAGATTGAAGACCCATTTCTTGCCCGTACTCAACCACATCCTTATATTAATTTCTTGAATTATATTTTGATGAAAGTCAGCGGTGCGCAAATCGCTGCTTCGGCCCTTTTCGACTTGTCACAAGGCTTCGGTCATGAGGTCACTATGCGGGACGTCTTAAATAACTATCCTTTTCCGAACACCTTCAACGTATTAGAAGTGTCAGGGCAAGATATTAAAAATGCGTTAGAACAAACGGCCGAATACTTTGCGGTAGAAAATGGAGAGGTTGTGGTCAATCCGCAATTTGTTGAGCCCAAACCTCAACACTATAATTACGATATTTACTCTGGCATCAGCTACACCATTAAAGTGAGCAATCCTGTCGGCCAGCGTATTATCCAATTGGAATTTCAAGGCGAGTCGCTGCAATTGTCTCAAACTTATACCCTCGCTTTAAACAATTACCGAGCAGTTGGCGGAGGCAATTATTCTATGTTTACAGCAGATAAAATTGTGAAAGATATTCAAATTGAAGGGGCACAATTAATTATCGACTATTTACAACAACATCCTGAACTGAAGATACCAAATATCACAAACTTTAAAGTGGAAGTTTAA
- the mqo gene encoding malate dehydrogenase (quinone): MSQSEQKDVILIGAGVLSTTFGSFLKEIQPNWNVKLFERLDGPAQESSYDTSNAGTGHAALCELNYTVEQPDGSVDVEKAKEINEEFEISKQFWAHLVKTNAISNPREFITPLPHISFVQGIRNVQFLQKRYEALKDLPMFEGIEFTQDREKLAEWMPLMMKDRKENIAIAASKINEGTDVNFGELTRKLAKNLESHDNAELNYRHEVIGFQQLGDKKWEVEVRNLDDNTISTHVADYIFIGAGGAAIPLLQKTKIEESKNLGGFPISGAFLVCKNPEVVKEHDAKAYGKEPPGTPPMTVPHLDRRYVRGEKSLLFGPFAAIGPKFLKHGSNLDLFRSLNKDNILTMTSAGLKNLPLVKYSIQQLLMKKEDRMKELRRFVPSAKDEDWELHIAGKRVQVIKDTPEFGKGFIQFGTEVVHSKDHTVVAMLGESPGASTSVSVALDIIEQNFPSYVEAWTPKIKEMVPSYGQSLIKDTDLLHKVRQDSAEALDLNKK, from the coding sequence GTGAGTCAATCAGAACAAAAAGACGTCATTTTAATTGGCGCTGGTGTTTTAAGCACTACATTTGGTTCATTTTTAAAAGAAATTCAACCAAACTGGAATGTTAAACTTTTCGAGCGCTTGGATGGACCTGCGCAAGAAAGTTCATATGATACAAGTAATGCTGGTACTGGGCATGCCGCATTATGTGAATTAAACTATACAGTGGAACAACCGGATGGTTCGGTCGATGTGGAAAAAGCGAAAGAAATTAATGAGGAATTCGAAATTTCAAAACAATTCTGGGCGCATTTAGTGAAAACGAATGCGATTTCTAATCCTCGTGAATTTATTACACCGCTTCCGCACATCAGTTTCGTACAAGGTATCCGCAACGTTCAATTCTTGCAAAAACGTTATGAAGCCTTGAAAGATTTACCAATGTTCGAAGGCATTGAATTCACTCAAGATCGTGAAAAATTAGCAGAGTGGATGCCATTAATGATGAAAGATCGTAAAGAAAATATTGCGATTGCAGCAAGTAAAATTAACGAAGGTACAGACGTTAACTTCGGTGAATTAACTCGTAAACTTGCGAAAAACTTAGAATCACATGACAACGCTGAATTGAATTATCGTCATGAAGTTATCGGCTTCCAACAACTCGGCGACAAAAAATGGGAAGTGGAAGTGCGCAACTTAGATGACAATACAATTTCTACACACGTTGCAGATTATATCTTCATCGGTGCAGGCGGCGCAGCAATTCCATTACTTCAAAAAACTAAAATCGAAGAAAGCAAAAACTTGGGCGGCTTCCCAATCAGCGGTGCTTTCTTAGTATGTAAAAACCCAGAAGTGGTTAAAGAACACGATGCCAAAGCATACGGCAAAGAACCACCAGGCACACCGCCAATGACAGTGCCTCACTTAGACCGTCGTTATGTTCGCGGTGAGAAAAGTTTATTATTCGGACCATTCGCAGCAATCGGTCCTAAATTCTTGAAACATGGTTCAAACTTGGACTTATTCCGTTCATTGAATAAAGACAACATTTTAACAATGACTTCAGCCGGTTTGAAAAACTTGCCATTAGTGAAATACTCAATCCAACAATTGTTGATGAAGAAAGAAGACCGCATGAAAGAATTGCGTCGCTTCGTTCCTAGCGCGAAAGACGAAGATTGGGAATTACACATTGCTGGTAAACGTGTTCAAGTAATTAAAGACACACCAGAATTCGGTAAAGGCTTCATCCAATTCGGTACAGAAGTCGTGCATTCTAAAGACCACACAGTTGTCGCAATGCTTGGTGAATCACCAGGGGCTTCAACTTCAGTATCTGTAGCTTTAGATATCATTGAACAAAACTTCCCATCATACGTAGAAGCTTGGACACCAAAAATTAAAGAAATGGTGCCATCTTACGGTCAATCATTAATCAAAGATACAGACTTATTGCATAAAGTCCGTCAAGATTCAGCTGAAGCTTTAGACTTGAATAAAAAATAA
- a CDS encoding M20 metallopeptidase family protein codes for MNYEQYQDKIIDYRRHLHAHPEVSFKEYETAQFIRSKLREMELCKVVELTETSTVAVFNEGQGKKIGLRADIDALPVTEQREEFDFVSQNEGVMHACGHDGHTAVLLGAAHYFNDHLETIPNEVHCIFQHAEELIPGGAREMVATGYFDDFDFIYGHHLWTQLELGLIDIKEGPASANSDIYHITIQGRGGHSSMPEMTIDPLVLGAQFVNALQTIVSRQVYPFDPVVVSNTIFQAGTFGAENVIADKAELGGSVRTTTQANRHLVMTQMERLLKSTCDSVGAEYVLDYKVGYDSVYNDPEQTRWVKQLAETYFPGKVVTRDPMMGGEDFSAFSNIVPSTYAFIGAGQAEGEYDRPHHHPRFALNEASFEMAFDMFTEVAKHYK; via the coding sequence ATGAATTACGAACAATATCAAGACAAAATTATAGACTATCGCAGACATCTGCATGCTCACCCAGAGGTTTCTTTTAAAGAATATGAAACCGCACAATTTATCCGGTCTAAACTGCGTGAAATGGAGCTTTGCAAAGTCGTCGAACTGACTGAAACAAGCACTGTTGCGGTATTTAATGAAGGGCAAGGCAAGAAAATCGGCTTGCGTGCAGATATCGATGCCTTGCCAGTAACCGAACAACGCGAAGAATTTGACTTTGTATCTCAAAATGAAGGTGTCATGCATGCGTGCGGTCATGATGGGCATACTGCCGTACTGCTCGGTGCTGCGCATTACTTCAATGATCATCTAGAAACGATTCCTAATGAGGTGCATTGTATCTTTCAACATGCCGAGGAATTAATTCCCGGCGGTGCACGTGAAATGGTGGCCACAGGCTACTTTGATGATTTCGACTTTATTTACGGTCATCATTTGTGGACGCAGCTCGAATTAGGGTTGATCGACATTAAAGAAGGACCGGCCAGTGCGAACTCTGATATTTACCACATCACGATACAAGGTCGTGGCGGTCATTCCAGTATGCCAGAAATGACGATTGATCCATTGGTATTAGGTGCACAGTTTGTGAATGCCTTGCAAACCATCGTATCGCGCCAAGTCTATCCATTCGATCCAGTAGTAGTGTCGAATACTATCTTTCAAGCAGGGACATTCGGTGCTGAAAATGTCATTGCGGATAAAGCGGAACTCGGCGGTTCTGTGCGCACGACTACTCAAGCAAACCGCCATCTCGTGATGACTCAAATGGAGCGTTTGCTGAAGAGTACCTGCGACAGTGTCGGCGCAGAATATGTATTAGATTACAAAGTAGGGTACGACAGTGTCTATAATGACCCCGAACAAACGCGCTGGGTAAAACAGTTGGCCGAAACTTATTTCCCGGGAAAAGTAGTAACTAGAGATCCGATGATGGGCGGAGAAGATTTCAGCGCCTTTTCAAATATTGTGCCAAGTACTTATGCATTTATCGGTGCGGGCCAAGCAGAAGGAGAATATGATAGACCGCATCATCATCCAAGATTTGCTTTAAACGAAGCGTCATTTGAAATGGCTTTCGATATGTTTACAGAAGTGGCGAAACATTACAAGTAG
- a CDS encoding ABC transporter permease produces MFLAWNEMKRNKLKFGLIIGVLIMISYLLFLLSGLANGLINMNREGIDKWHADAIVLNKDANQTVEQSIFDKKEADHTFKKSTLLKQTGVIVSNGKKEENALLFGVSKDSFLMPKIIQGHKFTKDNQVVADETLKEKGFKVGDQLSLSQSDEKLKIVGFSESAKYNASPVLFSNYHTLQEINPKMTADKTNAVVVRDKHWKDEKLNSDLEAIGIENFVQNLPGYKAQNLTLNFMITFLFIISATVIGIFLYVITLQKTNLFGVLKAQGFTNGYLAKVVLAQTFIIALIGTLIGLGLTLLTGLFLPSAVPVAFNPVTLVIYGIVLIVVSLVGSLFSILTIRKVDPLKAIG; encoded by the coding sequence ATGTTCTTAGCATGGAATGAAATGAAACGAAATAAATTGAAATTCGGTTTGATTATCGGTGTGTTAATTATGATCAGCTACTTGCTCTTTTTACTATCAGGCTTAGCGAACGGCTTGATTAATATGAACCGAGAAGGTATCGATAAGTGGCACGCTGATGCTATCGTCTTGAATAAAGATGCGAATCAGACCGTGGAACAATCTATTTTTGATAAAAAAGAAGCTGACCATACCTTTAAAAAGTCAACTTTATTAAAGCAGACGGGTGTGATTGTTTCGAATGGCAAGAAAGAAGAAAACGCCCTATTATTCGGTGTATCTAAGGATTCTTTTTTAATGCCGAAAATCATTCAAGGACATAAATTCACTAAAGATAATCAAGTGGTCGCTGATGAAACTTTAAAAGAAAAAGGATTTAAAGTTGGAGATCAATTATCTTTATCACAATCTGATGAGAAATTAAAAATTGTCGGTTTTAGTGAAAGCGCAAAATATAATGCTTCTCCTGTTTTATTTTCAAACTATCACACACTTCAAGAAATCAATCCTAAAATGACTGCGGATAAAACCAATGCAGTAGTAGTGCGCGATAAACATTGGAAAGATGAGAAATTAAATTCTGATTTAGAAGCAATCGGCATCGAAAATTTCGTGCAAAATTTGCCAGGCTATAAAGCACAGAATCTGACACTTAATTTCATGATTACATTCTTGTTTATCATCTCAGCAACGGTTATCGGCATTTTCCTCTATGTCATCACCTTGCAGAAAACAAACTTATTCGGTGTCTTGAAAGCCCAAGGATTTACGAACGGTTACCTGGCGAAAGTCGTATTGGCACAAACCTTCATTATCGCCTTAATCGGTACGTTGATTGGTTTAGGCTTAACCTTGTTGACTGGCTTATTCTTGCCAAGTGCAGTGCCTGTCGCATTCAACCCGGTTACCTTGGTCATTTACGGTATCGTCTTAATTGTCGTTTCCCTAGTCGGCAGCTTATTCTCAATTTTGACGATTCGCAAAGTAGATCCGCTGAAAGCAATAGGATAG